Proteins encoded together in one Cicer arietinum cultivar CDC Frontier isolate Library 1 chromosome 4, Cicar.CDCFrontier_v2.0, whole genome shotgun sequence window:
- the LOC101501493 gene encoding syntaxin-121, translating into MNNLFSGSFSRFRSEETSPDRHHVIEMSDTGANSTGGRVNLDKFFDDVEGVKDDLKELEGISNRLEKSHEKSKTIHDAKSVKELRSRMDDDVSVALKKAKMVKLKLEALERSNAANRNLPGCGPGSSSDRTRSSVVNGLKKKLKDSMDTFNRLRELISSEYRETVQRRYFTVTGENPDDKTLDLLISTGESETFLQKAIQEQGRGRILDTINEIQERHDAVKDLEKSLLELHQVFLDMTVMVQFQGEQLDNIENHVARASSFVHNGAEQLQTARKHQKNTRKWTCYCIILILIIVLLVVLFTVKPWKNSDSGGSGGSQPAPAQTTPSPPPPA; encoded by the exons atgaacaaCTTATTCTCCGGCTCATTCTCTCGCTTCCGAAGCGAAGAAACCTCACCGGATCGCCACCACGTCATCGAGATGTCCGACACCGGAGCTAACTCAACCGGAGGAAGAGTCAACCTCGACAAATTCTTCGACGACGTAGAGGGCGTAAAAGACGATCTAAAAGAACTCGAAGGAATTTCTAACCGACTCGAAAAAAGCCACGAAAAGAGCAAAACGATTCACGACGCGAAAAGCGTGAAGGAACTTCGTTCTCGTATGGACGACGACGTTTCGGTGGCTTTAAAAAAAGCGAAGATGGTGAAACTTAAACTTGAGGCTTTGGAACGATCTAATGCTGCGAACCGAAATTTACCTGGTTGTGGACCGGGTTCGTCGTCGGACCGAACCAGAAGCTCTGTGGTTAATGGTTTGAAGAAGAAACTTAAGGATTCTATGGATACTTTTAACCGTCTCCGTGAACTTATTTCTTCTGAATATAGAGAGACTGTTCAACGACGTTACTTTACCGTTACTGGCGAGAATCCTGACGATAAGACGCTTGATCTATTAATCTCCACTG GTGAGAGTGAGACCTTTCTTCAGAAAGCCATTCAAGAACAAGGCAGGGGAAGAATTCTGGACACCATCAATGAGATTCAAGAGAGACATGATGCTGTGAAAGATTTGGAGAAGAGTCTACTGGAGTTGCACCAAGTGTTCCTCGACATGACAGTCATGGTACAATTTCAAGGTGAGCAATTGGATAACATCGAGAACCATGTAGCGAGGGCGAGTTCGTTTGTCCACAATGGAGCTGAGCAGTTACAGACTGCAAGGAAGCACCAGAAAAACACAAGGAAATGGACCTGTTATTGTATTATACTTATTCTGATCATCGTCTTGTTAGTGGTCCTCTTCACTGTGAAACCATGGAAAAACAGCGATAGTGGCGGCAGTGGAGGTAGTCAGCCTGCTCCAGCACAGACAACGCCATCTCCTCCTCCTCCTGCTTAA